The following is a genomic window from Oncorhynchus masou masou isolate Uvic2021 chromosome 6, UVic_Omas_1.1, whole genome shotgun sequence.
AAGCAGGTGTAGCCTGTGCCATGTCTGGTCTGTGGTGCACATCCTGCCCCTAGCGGTATTTATCTGAAAGTCCGTTTCACCTCGACTTTATCTCTGACCTGTTGCCATGGCAACTGTAAAGCGTGTGATTACAAAAACAAGTGCTTGACCCATCGTCAGTGAGAAGCGGAGATTCTTCATTCGACATCTACGGCGCCATCTTATTGCTTTGAGCGAGATAGACCGAGACAAAATAGACAAGGCTGTCATCACTGGTAATTATGAGCGGAGCTAAAGCTCGCATCGACCCGCCTGTTGCTGCTGAGAATGTCTCGATCACCGGGCACAGTTCCGCGGCTGCTGCGCGGGAGCGCAAGCCAGGTGGAGGGGTTCTGAAGAGACTCAAGTCTCGGCAAAGCCAGGTGGATAGTAGGCCCGTCACAGAAGATGATCTTCGAACACAAGTTGGCCACATCACCCCTGAAGAGGTCCTACGATTGCCGGTTGCTACTCGGGGTAGGCTATATCTATTTTCTACACGATATTGGCAGTGGTTGGCTGTTTATACAAATGGGTAGCTAGCTACAGGTTAATTTACATACAGTGGAATTTACATAGCTTCACTGGCGTTGAGTAAAACTGGCAATCTATGCCTGTCTATTTACCTGAATAGCCTAGTTGCTATGACAAATGGTGGCGCAACGGTGtaagtcactgcatctcactgcgagaggcatcactacagactctggttcagttccaggctgaatcacaactGGCCCTGATTgggtggcacacaattgtcccagcattgtctgggttcagtggggtaggccatcattgtaaataagcatttgtgaCTTGCCCAAGGTAAATATAaatcacatatactgtacaaaagtataaacacaacatgttggAGTCATGAGCAGGAATAATCCCAGAAATTTACCATGagaacaaaaagcttatttctctcaaattctgtgcagaaatgtgtttacatccctgttagtgagcatttatcctttgccaagataatccattcatgatcattacacagttgcaTTTTtttcacacagcacaatgccacagatgtttcaagttttgagggagcataaaattgacatgctgactgaaggaatgtccaccagagctgttgccagatatcggaatgttcatttctctaccataagccgcctccaatgggGTAGaataaaaggctactctaaaatgtgcatttttttcacacagcacaatgccacagatgtttcaagttttgagggagcatgcaattggcatgctgactgaaggaatgtccaccagagctgttgccagatatcggaatgttcatttctctaccataagcctcctccaatgttgttttagagaatttggcagtacgtccaactggcctcacaactgcaaaCCACgtataaccacgccagcccagtacctccacatccggcattttcacctgcgggatcgtctgaggggagggagggggtgctgaggagtatttctctctgtaataaagcccttttgttgggagaaaaacaaattctgattggctgggcctggctcccaagtggatgggcctggctcccaagtgggtgggcctggctcccaagtgggtgggcctggttcccaagtgggtgggcctggctcccaagtgggtgggcctggttccCAAGTGGGTGGACATGGCTGCactcctgcccagtcatgtgaaatccatagattagggcctaatgattttatttaaactgtaactcagtaaaattgttgcatgttgcttttatagttttgttcaggaaagaaagaaagatataTTTTACTGCCCTTTAAAATAGTATATATTTTAAGACAGCCACTGACCACCTCTACTGTCTGTCCATGTCAGGGTACCTGTGTAAACCAGAGGACAACATCTTCGACATAGATTTTATCCGCTTTAAAATCAGAGACTTGGAGACAGGGACTGTGTTGTTTGAAATTGCCAAACCACCTCATACGGGTACAGTTCATATTCCctctcagtgtgagtgtgtgtgtgtgtgtgtgtgtgtgtgtgtgtgtgtgtgtgtgtgtgtgtgtgtgtgtgtgtgtgtgtgtgtgtgtgtgtgtgtgtgtgtgtgtgtgtgtgtgtgtgtgtcagtgtattaCTATTGTAGTATGTCTGAGAAATACTCTGTATTTGTGATTGATCACCGTGCCATTGGTTTAAAAGTATATCCTGTTTGTTGTTGTGTCTTTGACCtcagaggaagatgaggagaatggagagggagacatgAGTGCCGGGCGTTTTGTATGCTACCAGTTCACCACTGCATTCCTACGACTGAGGACTGTGGGAGCCACGTGCgtataatctctctctcacacacacacatacacacacacagtacttatTGTATGTTGACACCTTTCTCTGTGTGTCAGAGTGGAGTTTACGGTTGGTGACCGCCCTCTGAACAGCTTCAGGATGATTGAAAGGCACTACTTCAGGGATCACCTCCTGAAGAGCTTTGACTTTGACTTCGGCTTCTGTATCCCCAACAGCCGCAACACCTGCGAACACATCTACGAGTTCCCTCAGCTGTCTGAGAGCTTGGGTGAGTGTCACATTCCATCCATCAATCAATGGCCCCGTTTGAAGCACTTTGGTACTGATGTTTTAGTGAAAAGTGCTACATAAATAAATTGTTTTGAGTAAATAAATCAAATGTGTACATTACATTTATGTGGAAATGCAATCATTTACTGAAGGACACGCACATCACCTTTTGAATACATTTTTCAGACATATTGTATTTAGCAGTTGTAtatttttgacctttatttaactaggcaagtcagttaagaacaacaaAGACATCCCACACACTAACCTGGCTAGATTAGCGTCTGTTGTCATGTGCTCACCTGGAAGTAATACACCAGTCAAGAGAGTGTTCTCCCAAATGAatgattttatttaactaggtgtTTAGTcaattaataacaaattcttattttcaatgatggcctaggaacagtgggttaactgccttgttcaggggcaaaacgacagatttttaccttgtcagctcggggatttgatctggcaacctttcggttactagtccaatgctctaatcactaggctacctgccacccctatggATGGAAATAACATCAAAAACAGAACAATATGTTCCATATTATGATTATGTTCCCTTCCAGTTCATCAGATGGTGGAGCATCCCTACGAGACGAAGTCGGACAGCTTCTACTTCGTAGACAACAGACTGGTCATGCACAACAAGGCAGACTACTCTTATAACGGGGGCAGGCGTTGAGTGTgttatgtgcctgtgtgtgtgcgtgtgtgtatgtttgtgtgtgtgctgtgccaAAGCGTTTACTCACACAAACAGACTCTCACCCAAGTGTTGAGTACTGTAAATTAAACAAACATGGCATAGCTGTATGGGCTAGCATGGAAAAGTTTAAGAACAGCAGGACAGATCCACATTAGGGCCATATAGACTACTGGCAGTGGTATGGCAACATTCTGCCATATAGACTACTGGCAGTGGTATGGCAACATTCTGCCATATAGACTACTGGCAGTGGTATGGCAACATTCTGCCATATAGACTACTGGCAGTGGTATGGCAACATTCTGCCATATAGACTACTGGCAGTGGTATGGCAACATTCTGCCATATAGACTACTGGCAGTGGTATGGCAACATTCTGCCATATAGACTACTGGCAGTGGTATGGCAACATTCTGCCATATAGACTACTGGCAGTGGTATGGCAACATTCTGCCATATAGACTACTGGCAGTGGTATGGCAACATTCTGCCATATAGACTACTGGCAGTGGTATGGCAACATTCTGCCATATAGACTACTGGCAGTGGTATGGCAACATTCTGCCATATAGACTACTGGCAGTGGTATGGCAACATTCTGCCATATAGACTACTGGCAGTGGTATGGCAACATTCTGCCATATAGACTACTGGCAGTGGTATGGCAACATTCTGCCATATAGACTACTGGCAGTGGTATGGCAACATTCTGCCATATAGACTACTGGCAGTGGTATGGCAACATTCTGCCATATAGACTACTGGCAGTGGTATGGCAACATTCTGCCATATAGACTACTGGCAGGGGTATGGCAACATTCTGCCATATAGACTACTGGCAGTGGTATGGCAACATTCTGCCATATAGACTACTGGCAGTGGAATGGCAACATTCTGCCATATAGACTACTGGCAGTGGTATGGCAACATTCTGCCATATAGACTACTGGCAGTGGTATGGCAACATTCTGCCATATAGACTACTGGCAGTGGTATGGCAACATTCTGCCATATAGACTACTGGCAGTGGTATGGCAACATTCTGCCATATAGACTACTGGCAGTGGTATGGCAACATTCTGCCATATAGACTACTGGCAGTGGTATGGCAACATTCTGCCATATAGACTACTGGCAGTAGTATGGCAACATTCTGCCATATAGACTACTGGCAGTAGTATGGCAACATTCTGCCATATAGACTACTGGCAGTGGTATGGCAACATTCTGCCATATAGACTACTGGCAGTAGTATGGCAACATTCTGCCATATAGACTACTGGCAGGGGTATGGAAACATTCTGCCATATAGACTACTGGCAGGGGTATGGAAACATTCTGCCATATAGACTACTGGCAGGGGTATGGAAACATTCTGCCATATAGACTACTGGCAGTAGTATGGCAACATTCTGCCATATAGACTACTGGCAGTAGTATGGCAACATTCTGCCATATAGACTACTGGCAGTAGTATGGCAACATTCTGCCATATAGTGCTTTGTCTTTCTCCCACCAAAAATGAAATGTGTCTCAGCTAACCAAGTGATTTATGTTAGTGTGTAAAAGGACAGTTAATGTACTGCCATACTCATGAAGGACCAGACAATgcccacatacatacagacaggcagactgacAGGCAGATAGGCAGACAGACGTAGAAACaatctccctcgctccctccttccctctccctctctctctattactctctctGTCATTACCTGCTGTGCCTACCCGCCACTCTAGATGTATTAataa
Proteins encoded in this region:
- the LOC135541782 gene encoding protein unc-119 homolog B-like isoform X2, translating into MSGAKARIDPPVAAENVSITGHSSAAAARERKPGGGVLKRLKSRQSQVDSRPVTEDDLRTQVGHITPEEVLRLPVATRGYLCKPEDNIFDIDFIRFKIRDLETGTVLFEIAKPPHTEEDEENGEGDMSAGRFVCYQFTTAFLRLRTVGATRNTCEHIYEFPQLSESLVHQMVEHPYETKSDSFYFVDNRLVMHNKADYSYNGGRR
- the LOC135541782 gene encoding protein unc-119 homolog B-like isoform X1, producing MSGAKARIDPPVAAENVSITGHSSAAAARERKPGGGVLKRLKSRQSQVDSRPVTEDDLRTQVGHITPEEVLRLPVATRGYLCKPEDNIFDIDFIRFKIRDLETGTVLFEIAKPPHTEEDEENGEGDMSAGRFVCYQFTTAFLRLRTVGATVEFTVGDRPLNSFRMIERHYFRDHLLKSFDFDFGFCIPNSRNTCEHIYEFPQLSESLVHQMVEHPYETKSDSFYFVDNRLVMHNKADYSYNGGRR